In Brassica napus cultivar Da-Ae chromosome A3, Da-Ae, whole genome shotgun sequence, the sequence aagacaataaGTACACTCTCGAGGAGCTAAGAGGAGGTTCTCGGAAGAGAacacgacgaagaagaagatcgaCGTGAGGCtgaggaaagagagagaaaccATGGTGAAAGCTAGACCCGGTTCGATATGGACTAACCCAGTTCGAGGACTTGACTGAATGGTTTAGGCGGGTTTCTTCTctgcttctcttctttctctccggcttttttattttttttctggtgAGGGACTTCGCTAGCAATTGAACGTATGCTCTGAAAAGACGTCTGTACCGTCGACGGTTACTGGAGCAACGATGGTTGTGTCCTCATCAGCTTCACATGTCCTTCTAGCTCTTCCAAAATTCGAACACAGTAAAACACGATCACGAAAGCCTTCTGTAGTGAGAGATTCTGGTCATAGCCGTACTTTTTTTGAGAGGATTGGAATGATGAATTTAACAGGATAAGGCGTAACTTTATATAGTCGGAGATTCAGGAAAAGGAAGTGGAGGCATTCATTGATGAATTGTGAAAGGAATGGAGCTATTCTTAATGATTGCTTTAAAGACGACGTTTGGATTCAGCCTGATTTTGTAACATCTCCAGATTTTTCATCGCCGGTAAGATGAATTGTCGCAGAACATAGACAGCTAGAAGTTCTAATCTAAACGTCGGAGTCTCCTAGACGTACTCTACCTGACTATACATGGCCTAGTTTAGAGTGGAATAAAGGCCCATACAGATTTAAACCAATAATCTAATATCTAACCCATTAAAAACGAACCACAACGCAGGTCGtaatctttttttcttgaaaccgatttttttcgttttattttttaagatgACACGTGGCGTCAGAAGCCCCTATCTTCTTGCTGATGTGGAGGCCTAAGGAGAGAGACAAGCCAACtttattatatatgatttattttatataacaaCTTCAGGTGTTGCAACAACGGATATTACGCTCACGTTGGAGGAATAAGCAAAAAGAGGAGATGAACATGCTTGAGCTTGATTTCTTGTTCGGAGTCGGGTTTCAGTTAAACGTTACCATTTCTACTTTCAATAACTATTGCTCTTTTCTACgtagagagatggtgaggttgacAAATATGAATTCACTGTTTGTGGAACCTTCTCTTTCTTTCAGAAGTTCTTTTGAGACCAAGCTTGTGATGAATACACTCGAGGAAGACTCTTTAATCACTCATCACAACAAGAAACAACTAGCTGCTGCTTGATTATAATTAATGTatagattatatatatgcatgtagCAAACATTGTCATTCATGTCTTTAAAGACACTTGATACATCTTATGgtggtttatatatttatatatattgtgcaGTTATAACGGAACTTTCCACAAAATAGCCtaaatataatatcattttcttttgaaaattaaagtGTTTTACGATTGTAGCTGACTGTATGTTTCCTTACATTTAGAGACACATGCAAATACATCATAAGATTCGCTGAGCACATAATCCATATATAAAGCATACGAGATAGGAAGTTACATTTTAAAAGGGTACCAAACCTAATAACCTTGATATTACAAGAGAACACTTATACCACTCCCATAACCTTTTACGTTGCGAGAAATTACAAGTTATCATCATGGATGAGACTTACTACCGTGGCTCAATGTGGCAACTGCACCGTTGTAACCACCACCGCCACCTCCACCGGACCGACCATTTCCGCTACCGTAACCATACCCACCACCACGGGCTCCGCCACCTCCAGAGCCATATCCGTATCCGCTTCCtgatccggatccagatccaTACCCGTATCCGGATCCTCTTCCCCACCCCGTCGACGATCTACCGGAACCTGACCCGTAACCCCATCCAGATCCTGGAGCAGAGCCCCAACCCCAGTTGTACCCCCAATTGGGCCCACGCCCCGACCCACTTTCACCTTGGTAGTTTTGGCCTGGTTGCATGTCACCTTTGGACCATGCGAATGGACGAGAAACTGAAGTCTTCACAGTgataaaaaagaacaaaactaaCAAGAGTCCTCTAatcattttctaaattttgttCTATAAGGTTCTTATATAGatcttttagattttgttttgctATGAGGTTATTGTAAGAAAGCTTCTCCCACCGGTTATATAGGCAACAGCATGAAGCAGCATTGAAATGCAAACGGTCCGTGAATAGTTGATTTAATAGTGTGAGATGGGCCAGACCCACCCTTTTCTGAAATTCTAGTCTAAAATTTTGggaaaagatatttaaaaacaCATTGCAAGTGTATCTCTTACACATGTTGTGAACTAATAtaaacttttattatatatttttacttaagATGTAGTTATCAAGTTAACAACTGTAAATAGGCACCACCGCCCTAACAATATAATAAGAAGATCAATCATGAAATCACTAGCTATGGacaatttttaaactttttcttgttttaaatATCAATTACCACTCAAAGAGTTTATCTTTATTGGCTCTAGAATAGTCGGTATtacaatatatacagaaatGTCAAGATAAATGATTAGATATTTGATATTACTGAGATACTTGAGTTTCTTTAAAGTACAAAATATTATCTTCAAGAAACCCTTTAAGATGCGTCTCAGCGTCAATCCCACTGAGAAATTTTACTAATTGCGGCTTGTGGTTAAGAAATGTTCAGCATCATCTTCATCACTACAAATAAATACAACTATAAAGAAGCATATACACATGAAAACCATTGACAACTGAAAATTGTAGATAAATCACTATTTCATTAGTTTCTTGGACTTCCACCATAAAACTAATTGGTAATTAGTAGATTGGCCCAAGTCGTTTGTATATTACTCAAGTCTCTTTCATATTTTCTGATgtgagatcttctctccaatgCCTTCCTTCGAAATAATGGTACGTATAACCATTAATCTCGCAAAATTCATCATATCCCCTCCAAGaccatgttttattttctaccGATCTCGGTGAAACTGAACCTTCTATGAACCATCAGCCAATGGGATAATCGAGCCACTGTTCGGGTTGAATTAATAGGTCAGGATATtgaacccgctctgataccatgataaattttttgggtttccaacttaaaactaattaacAATTGATAGATTAATcaaaatcccttatatattactcaagtttCTTTCGTATTTTTGATGgaggatcttctctccaatacaTCTTTATAATAAATCGTGCTACCACTTCAGTCAAAGCGATCTACTGGATTTTGCATGATACCGCTCACCTATAATGCTCTATTTTCCAGAATTTAATTTGTCTTTATACCACAAAAAGACCATAGATTTGACTATTTGGCTAAATTGGTTCACCGGGCTATTGTAATGATCCCTTGTTAAGTGCAGGTTTGTTAATGAATGTTTTTTCTATCAAGCAAACCAGATATATCGtgttttgaaaaaatatcaCTTCAACATATCCAACTAGCTAGGATCTTAACGATTAACTAATCGAACTCAACAGGAAACCTTCCAAGCTAACATTTGCTATAGGAAATTCAGAttgtctttaaaaaaataaataatcagatGGTCTACACATTTCTAAGATGTTTAAGGTTATTGAAAAACTGAAAATCAATAAACTATTCAagctttattttaaaataaaacaaaaagcgATTTATTACATATGTACCAGATCATATGGCTTTACATAGtatatgttaaattaaaaaTGGTTTCAAATAAGCTCGTTGTTTTGTGAAATTCTTTTTGAATGATAATATTATTACCCAGTCCTATCCtgctatatatattaattgaaaagtcACTTAAGTGATTTATGCTTAGGCATCATTCATAggtgaaatttaaaattaattctcttaatttgattttttgttagtatttaaatttttatttatttaattaaagtcttaaaaagaaaactaatccTAAAACTACATGATCTAATCTATATTACCATACaaacaattaaacattttaagatagaagaattaaaataatatgtttatagaaacaattaaatatcatagattacattatagaaatttaaataaatacatatgatatgatagaaataattaaataaacgattttaacatatttttattaatattggaTACAATAAATTATAGATTACAGAAAACTAATTAACCTAAAcctaattatattttcttatactcactatatatatatatatatttttttcttcctaaAATGTTTTTAATGGATACAAAACAgtcaaatatacaattttaaaaacatttattaatttttcaatGACAAATGTTGATTGTATAATTGAGTTATTACTTTCAGAAATGATTaaagtatttgtatatttaaaaacataaaatatatagtaagtctttttaaataatattaataaatgaaaatatttattataatataaaattgaaaaattggaACATTATACTAATACGAGACTAAAGTTAATatactatattaatataattattatagtcttgattataataaaattatatggtaaattctttaaaataatattaatcaatgaaatttttattataatataaattaaaaatgagaacaatatattaatacatGACTAGAGTTAAAATTCTATTGATATagttttgattataataaaattgacatgtttattttgtaataggaaaaaagaaaggataaatatacaaaacatcagtgaagaataataaaacttgtttttttatattattggttgtattctttgttattttatatttttgtgtacttaattttttatttgtttaccaAAAAACATGTGTTTTACGTATTACTATAACtgtaaattaattatttgtaactattttacttctaaataaaataaaatagttgataAAATAATGCGAAAATAGAAAGtgttataaaataacatttttctcATTAATctttggtttttgaaaataatgtaataaaaagattttttggaaacttacaataaaatttatagaattaGCAATATATCTCAATAATATTCTAATATTATACAATAccaaaaattttgattttcaaactatttaaaataaaaaagttatttttagtagttatgattattatttaaatataaaattattaacataatatataattttcataaaatatttatatccgcgAAATCACGAGCAACCACCTAGTTTATATGAAAATGTGTATGCATCTTCAGTAAGTAACATTTAATTTCAGAGGTAATAAAAACATACATGTTAAATGACATGAAAATTTCAACAGGCTAAAACAACTTTGTAATCCATATTCGACgtgtaaatgtaaataaaatatacatttaaattgtttaaaaattcgAGATGTTAAgtgatttgaatatatttatagatCAGAAAGGACAATTTATTTTGTTAGcttcctctttcttttttttttgtcaaagaaatACTTTATAGAAACTTAAACCGGGCCTGAACCTAAAGTTTAGCCCAATAAAGGGTTCATTACAAGAAACTGAAGACGACGAGTAAGTTTCACCAGAGCGTCTGCTTCACGATTCTCAGATCGTGGGATGAAAACAAAAGAGATAGATAAAAACAGAGATGAGAGATGATTGATGTCAGCCACAACACCAATAATCTCCTTAGTCATAGCTCTGTTGGTAATGGCTCAAAACTCAATTTTGACTAAATTTTTTGACTCATAGCTCTGTTGGTAATGACCTTGTTAGCTTCCTCTAAGGTCATTTCCAACCCTACTTCATTTTTGACTCAAAACTCAATTTTGGAATAAAATTTTTTCCAATCCCACTCTATATTCAACTCCGAAATGTAGTAACGGGTAAGATTACCCCATAAGAGTTGAACTTTTCTATTTATGAAATGGtcgttttaatctttaatttttttgtttcttacttaaaataatataataacataaaaaatataaaactccacaaaagattatttaatagtttacatAAAATATGCATAATCATAAAAGTCAAACTAagaatacataatataaaataaatataatataaataagtaattCAATAATTAATTCGATAAATTGTTTTCGAAACTACCAAAATTGGTGATGTATTATTCAAACGGAATAGATGAATTTTTTAATCGTGGGTAAAAAATTTGATTGATTACATTTGTACTTGTTGAACTTGATATATGCACAAACAATGGGACCCAATACATAattcaaattacaaaacaaaactttgtttttttaatgttcttttaatgcatataaatatttttgaattagaaAAATTGCATATGATAAAAACTGCACAAATTGAAATTGGAAGATAATctctagttgtatttttaatgataaatatttaatttaaataaagtatattattattgaaattttgtaaacataaaatagttgagttaattgttaaatttttataagttgaAAGTACTACTAACaattattaactaaataaaaaaatattttttttgagtaAAAGATGAAGTaatattttggagtaaaatttaattttattttggaattacactattttggagtaaaatttggagtaatacattggagatgttgtAATATATATCTACGGTTGTCTTATTGCTTTGTGGTGTACGTGATGGTTGTTTTGCAATTACTGTATTTATCCTTAATGATTGTACTCATTCTACATGttttacactttttttttgtaacaacacGTTTTAAACTTATCCACAAGCTTAACATTAATCACAAGTTTTATAGTAATTTTGTTATCCCCAGCAATGATTATATGTATAGTGCATAGTCATACTGGAAGTGTTTGGCTCTAAGAAATATCTAAAGGATACTTTTTGGAATGATGGCAACTTTTAACATATTTTCAACGGGGGAAGCGGTCCACACGCACAACTTCCTACGGTGGAGCAACTACCATATGCTATATCTCTTTTAGGATATTTATCGAATATTCATAATCTATATTCGTTATACCTATCCCCCTCCCCCTCCCCGAAAAAAAAGATCCGGTCAGAAAATCGGCATTAAGtactcttttgttttatttaaattttatcttcattatataacataatttgTTAAATAAAGAAACATAATTTGCAAGTTAAAGTTTGAgcaattttctcaaataactttttttaagttttggtcagaaaatagctttcaaaaaagaaaatgaccaaaataatttttttttattttaaaaattttaatatttattttttattttttaaaatttaaaactctaTCCCCAAAATCTCACTtcttaactctaaatcttaagtttagattagttaaccatatgataatttattttattttaataaaatttattttgattattttatttattaagagctatttttacaaaaataaactaaaaagattATTATAGGGAACTTTTTTTAAAGTTTCCATTTGGGCTATTTGTTCTACTAGTGTCTCAGtgtaataaattaacaaacagTATGTGACCCTTAACTTGCGCCACATGCTGGACTCTCACCGGTCACTACTATTTCCACCAACTTCCTCTATTGTTACACAACATATAAGTATGTATATGCATATGTATTTTCTTCATGTGTTCTATACAAACGCGTTTATAACAATTATGATGACAAGAAAATCCCACGGGCTGACGGAATAAGCAACAAAGAACAACTTTAATGCAGCACAATTATGTAGCGACTACAAAGACCGTGCTCTCGAAGATTCAAACAGTTCATGGTACATTATTCTTGTAATTCGAACTCGAACACAAGATACAGGAGCATCGATAATCGATTAATCATTGGTTCCACTTTAAATTTATGTCACATATGTAAGGTTGATTTTTccctttaaaaaaaagttgattaatcgtcttttttttttgggaaattaGGCTCTATAGCCACACAAAAATGCCTAATTCACTATCTACACAATTTCCCTAACAGATCTATACACGTCGTTACTTTTCTATATTAATACTGTTTTGCCCCTTATGTCAACCGGtgaaacctgcaaaacaaaaaataatttttagtgttaatTATTAAGCGTAAAACAGTAAATTGTGGCTTACCTTAATCCACATCCTCTGGCACCGGAGTAACCCCGTCGCCTCCGTCTGCATCTCTTCAATTTTTGATATCTCCTTCACTGTTATAAACATCCGTCTCTACTCCGCTTCTGAAATCGGCTCCCAATCGGCGGCGTTAAGTCCGCAGCGGCGCCTTCCAACAACCCGTTAAGTCCGCAGCAGTTGCAAAAGATTTGATCACCTCCATCTATACGAACGACACCATCATCGCGTCACCACCGTATGTTCTTCTCTTCTATTTAATGTATCAACAACAAAATCTGTCTCTTTGATGCGGTTATATGTATTATCTCCACTAATATCGCAAGATACACTTATATTTTGTCGCCGTGGATGACCTAAgttgatcggagaagatgaacaatttctgtttattttgttctattctattcgcatatagaatagaaatgtattatgtttgttatattcATGTTATGAAATGCAATATATTATGctacttttctattttattatgttccattctatttgatGATTACTAAAgagtgttttattttgtttagaaatatagtttttgAACAAGTAAATATCATACAATGATCTAGATTGtgtagtttaatattacataatataatttaatttacataatatatgttattttttagattttgatatttgagtttagagtttatatttaggtttagtgtttatatttgagtttagggtttagtgaatATAGTTTacggtttagtatttagaaggtgaggGGATATGGTTGGGGTCAGCATTAACTTCTTCGATGAAATCATAGACATTTCATTATTTCACCAATATATACcatgctatttattttgttccattctatttgggtttagagtttatttttgggtttagggtttagtgaatcatatttagggtttagtatttagaaagtGAGGGGTTTTGGTTGGGGTAAGCATTAACTTTAATTTCTTCCATGAAATCatagatatttcataatttcaccaatataTAACATACtattattttgttccattctatttgggtttatagtttatatttgggtttagggtctagtgAATAGGGTGTAGGGTTTAGTgaatatggtttagggtttagtatttagaagatGAAGGGGTATGGTTGGGGTCAACATCAACTTTTTCCATGAAATCATAGACATTTCTTACATGCAATCGtatacatttcataatttcactaatatgtattatgttatttattttgttccattctatttgggtttaatatttatatttgggtttagggtttctatttgggttatggtttagtgattagagtttagggtttagtatttagaagggtttatatttagggtttatatttttcGTGTAGGGTTTCGTGATGATTAGATAGGGTTTAGTTTCTGGAATATTGGGTTCACCATTGGGAAAGCATTACTTGTTTCTGTTCTGTTTggatatggaatagaacactTCTGAACTTTCATACCATGTGTTTTAATTTTGGTGATATATTGgtatattacataatataatttaatataacataatttagtttaatattacataccattatgtattttttagattttgatatatgagtttagggtttatatttgggttagggtttagtgattaaattttagggtttagtttttatCTGATATGGAATAAAACTTAGATGATATGGAATATAAATCTTGATGTTTATGTATGTGATCAATAAAGTTATACGTGGATagctttttcttctttcaaaaAACCACAAATACATACTTTCAGTATTATAAGAGGTGTTACTATGGTTCACAAAATGACCACGTCGTTTTCTTTATGTGAAGGAACTGGGTACCTGTTACCAACAAGGATATAACCGGCTGTAATGATGGCAAAAAGACAGTCACTACATTCTGTCAAAATCATGTCTATTCTTTTGATTTTCCTCTGAAATATGGCTATTAAGCCAataagccttttttttttcagttgagGTAGCAGCCTTTAGTcgttataagttttttttttggtctaacgTTATAAGTTTGATTAGAATATCAATGTTAAGTTTGATATCTTTATGGACTTCATGGGAATTCACGCTGATGTAAAACACATATTCTAACTCTCCTATTTGTGGAATGAAACTTCTTTATTACAAATCCAAATTTGTTAAACTCCAACATTAAATCacgaaaacattttttatattaaaatgaataTTGAATACAGAAAACAACAACCTTCTAATTCTcgcaacaataaaaaaaaacccagCATTCCAAGCTGTTGAGCTTGAATAGTACCAATTAATACCACGATAATTATCTTTATTAAAAAGTCAAAaccaatatattaaaattaaaaattgaaaaaaatcagAGAACAATGATAACTAAACCCTAGATCTGAATCTTAGTGGAAATTGAGCTTTGAGATTCTTACGTATAGGATACTTAATTAGGCCCTAACATATTAAACTAGGCCTTCTTAGCTTGGAAAAATGTTTTACAAAACTAAACGTTAATTTAATTCAACCCAGCCCACATTTGTGTTTAATCCTCACCTCCTATGTAGGTGCATATAATTCACATTATGCAAGAATTCACATTATGTGCTGCATAATTCACATTATTCACATTATGAAATCTCAAACTCTTATGTTAGTGTAGGTGCTGCATAATTCACATTATGCAAAAAGTGCATGTTATTTTCTATTGTTAAAAATGATGAAGGGTGGAattaaaatagtgtttactCTTGCCCAAAAAACTCAaagaaatttatatatgatagcagtgacaaaaaaaacaagatgaCAAATAACAAGTTAGTATGTATGAATTATCCATTTGAAAAATTTCCAAGTTaggagaaaaaaatgaaaaatttctaTCGACAAAAAACTCTATTTCTTATCAGATATGTGTTTCAATCAACCTTAATTACAATCACTTTGGCGGGAATAAATTAGTCGCAAACATGGTGGACTACATCAGACTGCGAATCTGCGAGCCGTTTGCAGAGCTACATCGACAAGACAGCGAAGGATCACAATTACACAAAAATTGAGGAGAAAAGGCTATGAAGAAGCGATGAGAAGATGGTTTGACACACGATGATTCTCTTGGTCTCTGTTTGAGTTCAAGCTCTTTACCATACAAAGTTACAAACATTTAACTAGCTGATAGTTTTTTTACACAATGTTgcaattttttaagaaaagtttTCGTGGCCGAAATTTTTTTACAttcattcagaaaaaaaaaatcctgtCACCACAAGTTTTCTGAgaacaaattttgttttttttttattctgaaCCAATCAAAATATGGAACAAGtgtcatataaataaaaggacAACCAATAAAAGCTCGGCCACGTATGATTCTTATTCCTTGTTTTACACAAGCCTCAATTGATTATGAGAGATTACAAAGAATGAGGAGGGAGGAGCCAGCTGGATCCTTGGATGTAGCCGAGCGAGATGAAAGAGTTAGCTTCTATGTTGTCAATGTCTTGTGTATACTTAACTCTCTTTTCCTTTCGCGATCCTGGTCCTGATCACTTATACTCTCCATAGAACACCGTCCTGCTCATCCATCCGTGtaaatttacatataaatatatttgttgacATACCATTTTGTTAGTGcatcatataatataataaaatggttTTTGATTACATACTTGTCACGCTCTGTTTGGGTGTTTTTATGCCATCCAGACGGGTTTACAACACTTGACATGTCAGTGTATGCGTAGACGACCTTGGGGTGGCTCATCCATGCTCGACCCAAGTAAATCCCAGTTCCAGTCCCTGTAACCTTGCAGTGCACGAATGAATACCCGCTTTTCTCTTCCGTGCTTTTCCCCGCATGAGCTGTGATCACTCTGAGTCCATCTCCCACAACGTTTAGTTGTGTACTCTTTTCATGCATCAACCAAAAAGGAGGATTTTAGTTAGAAATCATCACGAAAACATGCATGTATACAAGAGTTTAGGTCTTAGGTACGTACGAGGTATAAAGAGCGTCCGCTCccaaagatgaaatcaaatGTCCCTTCGATGTAACAGTCTTTGAAGAAATGGTTTCCAGTGTCATCACAAATCGTGTCTTGATAACCATAGAATTTACAGTTATAGAAAGCTGCTTTGTTGCCAGAGATTCTCATAGATAAAGCTTGTGCTCCTTTCCTTTTCCCATCCGGCATTGGAGCAGAATTCtaccaattttttaaaatgttatctagACATCTTTTTTGTTACAATGATGAATCTAGGGTTTATTACGTAGGCTACCTAAATTCATATCAGTAAGTTTTTAAGAGATGAAAAAATACCTTGACAATGATGTTAATGGCCATGAAGTAGTCGGACAAGACAATGAGAGTTGCGCTATCGACTGTTCCGTATTCGGCTGCCGTACCATCGAATGTCAACACGGGCATCGCATTTGGATCACCGTACAATGTGATGAAAGGCTTGTTTCTATCGATCGTAACCTTCTCTTTGTATTCACCGTGACCTAACTTGATGATCACGCGTTCCTTGTTCCCTACGGGTACACTATTTATCGCCTCGGTTAATGTCTTGAAATCGCCTCTTCCATTTTGTCTCACCTGCATTTATAGATACACCAAACTTATTCTCATGAATAAAACCCATGTTTAATTATTATCATGCATTATTTTGGCGGCCTAGTTGACTTTAGCATTGATCGATTTAGTTACAATTTATTTAGAACACTAGTACTATTTGAATGTAATGATCTGAATATTGTTATGCCTTAATAACACGCGGGGTAGCCTCAGCAGTC encodes:
- the LOC106399237 gene encoding putative glycine-rich cell wall structural protein 1, translated to MIRGLLLVLFFFITVKTSVSRPFAWSKGDMQPGQNYQGESGSGRGPNWGYNWGWGSAPGSGWGYGSGSGRSSTGWGRGSGYGYGSGSGSGSGYGYGSGGGGARGGGYGYGSGNGRSGGGGGGGYNGAVATLSHGSKSHP
- the LOC106427577 gene encoding putative pectinesterase 63, with translation MGYNCVSLILTILLVVITWTVVYGNDATPIPQNKNRIEQWFNNNVPSLASRKYTLDPALLTAEATPRVIKVRQNGRGDFKTLTEAINSVPVGNKERVIIKLGHGEYKEKVTIDRNKPFITLYGDPNAMPVLTFDGTAAEYGTVDSATLIVLSDYFMAINIIVKNSAPMPDGKRKGAQALSMRISGNKAAFYNCKFYGYQDTICDDTGNHFFKDCYIEGTFDFIFGSGRSLYLSTQLNVVGDGLRVITAHAGKSTEEKSGYSFVHCKVTGTGTGIYLGRAWMSHPKVVYAYTDMSSVVNPSGWHKNTQTERDKTVFYGEYK